The sequence below is a genomic window from Silene latifolia isolate original U9 population chromosome 7, ASM4854445v1, whole genome shotgun sequence.
TCGTATTTCTTTAGTGTAGATCAGTCGACCTCTTAGAATCAGCCTAAACGAGGGCGTGCATTTGACCATCTATTCCATctctgtggtgtgataattccttgatcgccgTGTCTCTAACTAGGTGACCTATAGGTTTGGAGACTCCATCTTTCTACCCGATTCGTCAAATTTCCATGACTACCAAATAAGCACAAATTGCTTTCTACCAAATTTGTCAATTTCTTATGTCTCAAATGACTATCAGATGAGCACAAACTCACATGATCAACCGTTTTAGCAATTGTCCATCCATTTCCattaaggctaaaaaactagcTCAAAAACATTAAAACAACTGTGCCCAAACTTACCAAATGAAACACAGACTCCGTGCTATTTTACAGGTGACCACTagtcccttaaaatgaacttaagACATGAGTCTAAATACCAATACATTTTCAAGCAGAAAATCCAGCTTCAAGACTCAAATATTCAAAGAGAAATTATGATCTCAATAGATACAAATTCGATGTCAAAAGTCTCAAAAATccacaagacaaaaaaaaaaatccagccaAAGTTGCAATTTTATCCCGtatcaaaaatctcaaaaattcaaaagacgaaaaaagttccagcaaaaaaaaaaaagacgaaaaaagttccagcaaaaaaaaaagacgaaaaaaaagttccagtaaaaaagacaaaaaaaaaattccagtaACAAAAAAAAAGCTCCAGTCCAAGATGCGAATAAAAATTGCAGAGTAGTCACTTTTTCATCTCTCAGACGAGTCAATCCACAGTTACTTTGTCTCCATTCctcttgggacgatcctttcattcatttaggtgagtgagagaggcacacagatctccagtgtcttctaacaccatgGAACCTTCTACTCCATTCAATTTATCACCCTCGTTTAGCATCTAAGACTTCGGGGGATGTACACTAAGTTTATACGGTCACATAAGTATTTTGTTTCTATGATATTAGTTTTGCTTAATTAGTCGAGCTTGTTGCTATAAAAAATGGCAAAACTCATTTTACAATATAAATCTCAAATTCTAAGGTGAGGAAAAATTCCAATGTAAAAAAAAACAGCACAATCACGACCCACACCAGgtcaaagaaaaaaaagagacagAAGAAAATACCTGAACAGGGGGCTACCACAAAACAGAGTGAAGAGTCAGTTAAGACCAGGGGCATAGGGAAACACTCAGAGCATATGTTTGACTACATTTAGACGACAACCCGGACAAAAAAAAAAGCTATAAGGACTTACAAAGCAATGACGGTTCAATAGGCATAACACCTAAAAAGCTAGGACCAGAGTACTATGTCCCTTGCCCAGATCATGCTCAATAGcacgtttttaaaaaaaattaacggGACTAGAAATGAGATGTGTCATGTGTCTGTGGTCTATTTTAGGAAAAGAATGCATTGTCGTAAGTACATTAGCATCTTGCATCATTAGCATCATAAGCATTCTATTTGCATTATCAGCATATACTACTTGCGTCATACATCACAAGTTATTTGCATTAATGTCGTAATCGCACTATCAGTTCAGTCCTATTATCAAGCACACTACTTGATTCGCAAGACCAGTAAAATTATCAGTTCAATCATATTATCAAGCACgcaacttgattgattgatgatatCAAAAGTAAGAATCAAGTGAAAAAGAGCACGAATCTGAAGTAAATGTCTCATAAAAAGACGGAAAAACTTACGATTTGAAGTGGAGCTTTGTACCAAGAATGCGAAATCAGGTCAAAAATCACGACCTGCAGGTTTGTTGATGCTCCGTTAATGATGGCTCAATCAACTCGTCGCAGGGGCTCAGACGATGGCTATGACGGCACATCAACTGTCAATTATGTCCCATATCAGGACAGTATGCTTGAAATTAATGGAAAATGTGAAGATAATCATTTAaagagtataaattcggaatcaatcgacaaaaaaaaaaagaagcacTTACTTCGATCGTGCTCCATCATCAGTCACCCGGTCGCCAATCGGGGGCTCAAACAACAGCTATGGCGGCAGAAAACCGCTAATCGCATCCCATATCAGGAGCGAGCAGTCACCTCATCACCAGTACAGAGCTGGGATAATGGCTATGGCGGCATAGGCGCTGATCTTCGAGGACGATTGGGCTTTAAAGCTCTGAGCAACAATAGATGaattaggaaaaaaaatcaaatcaaagaaGAGGACGATTTACTGGATTTCTGATGAAATGAAGAAATTGCAAGTTCAATTGAAGAAAAGGGGAAAGTAAAAGTTTGGTCAGTTGAATGAATATGAAAGAAGCAAAATGAAATTCATCTTCCCTGAACTTTGGGGAGTATTCAATGAATACGTCACTTCAAGTCAACACCATTGGTCTACCTCAACTTTTCAACCTGTCTTTTAATTAAGCATGTTTAACGCACTCGGTTTTAAACCCGCtcttgtaaaataaaattttacaccTCTCTATTTTGTGAAATAAAACTTTCGCAACTTTCCAGCCCGTTTCAATCAATAATTGCGAAGATTTCCAGTTtaccctttttgcgaaataaaattttgcaattttcaaacttaTCGGTCGACGGGCTCTAACACGCATCTTAGTTTTACATTCTATTCCttctttcaaaataaaattttgaaatcttttggtcggcgggctctaacacgcatctaagtttgtaaaataaaattttacattctaatcctttttcaaataaaatttgaaattccttcggtcggcgggctctaacacgcatttaagtttgtaaaataaaattttacgatcttatccatcctttttcaaaataaaattttgaaataccttggtcggcgggctctaacacgcaatcctttttcaaaataaaattttgaaattcttcggtcggcgggctctaacacgcaatcctttttcaaaataaaattttgaaataccTTGGTCGGCGGGCTCTGACACGCGTCCTAGTTCATAAAATCAAATTTTGTGTTCTAATCCGCCGTTCACCTGCGAAGTTAAGCAAATCCGGTTTCGTTCACCTGCGAAGCTAAGCAATCTCATTCCGTTCACCTGCGGAATAATCCAGCTTTGTTCACCTGCAAAGCAATCCAGTTTCGTTCACCTGCGAAACTAAGCAATCTAGTTCCGTTCACCTGCGGAATAGTTTATAAATCCAGTCTCGTTCACCTGCGAGACTAAGCAAAATCCAGTTTTGTTCACCTGCAAAACTAAGAAGAATCCTTTGGTCGGCGGGCCCGGACACGCATTTGAGCTTGTGAAATCAGATTTTGCAGGTTCACTCTTAAGTGAAACAAAGTTTCGCTCTACCAGTTCCAgattagtaaaacaaagttttgctaagcGGCTCCAGATTCCAGCTACTCCAGACAGGTAATATAAGAGGCCCAGGTACgtttcttatcctttatctgtcccgaccggactactttgaccttcgtcttactcagactcggtcaaagtgggggcttctgtagacacctcaaaatgtctacctagccttatgggtacccgatgatgaggctaaaatttaatgactaaatgaaaattgacaatgttataattaacgACTCTTTACGCTTATTACCCGAGAAAATGGATTGAAAACCACCTTTAAGCCTTTTATTTTTCATTTAGCCCACTTTAGTGTGTGTTATTGGCATATAACCAATGAGGTCCAAAATTTATCCGCTTACCAAATGACAGTCAGATTAAGACGCAAATGTTATTGGGCCAAATAAATAAAAGTCAAAGAGGTGATATTAATTGGTCTTAGCCGATTATCAATAGGAAACCGAGAGAGAAGGGTGTGTCATGTAGCAAGATAACAACTAGATAATATTTGGCAGACAAATTAGATAAGATTTTTATACTTTTTCACCATGATAAGAAAACTAGTGACAATTCCTATCGAGATGCCAGTAAACTACAACAAAGCACCATGCAAGTAGAATTCGTCTAGTTCCAAACCTCCGCAAAGCCTAAATAGCACACCACTATAAATACAACTACAAAATATACGGACGAAAGGACACAGATGAGGACGAGCCATACACAGTCAAATAAACCAGACACATACTACCAGATCCATAAATTCTACTTCCATATATCATCCGTCTCAAATATACAATCCCGCTTTAAATCAAACCATTCACATAAATTGTCCTCAGTTCTATATATAAAAGATAGATAAGAAATTAATAATTTACTTACAAAGTttcgaaattcattaatagtcaaatAAGTTTTTCTCtactctttctttttatttaactctttattttgccttttatttattttctctatttatcGTATAAACTAACCTATTAATTTGTCATTGTAAATAATTGTATAAACCTTGATTCTAACTTTCTTTTCTTTGTcttaatttcgtcaaatatataatattataaataaatagtagaggccgtcagtttgatgggcgatcctaagtgcctaacaccttccccgatcgtacctttacccctaatccgcaatctttggttcagacggagtgacggatcagtccccatatcagggatcaaaaggggccttttccgttaactttatttttgtatgttttttttttataaaacctactggcgactccacctatttactttatttttcaaaaaggagattttttcagggatctcacatcatcccattatgggactaatactgagtaggaaatcctacctggaaagcacactatcagacggtctctacagctgtatcaaaaagcttcctctacgaaacctcctcctatcatacaacatacaaatgctaccaaatcacatactactcaaaaacccccaaatccctatattagggtttaaccaaatcaaaggaaatacaacaaaaagggtacatagatcttaccctcgacgcaaggatctcaacggtatatcaaacgatgaaatccgaccttccaaactccgggatttgctaacaatgcgattaagatgatgaacgtacttgcttttctctctttgacagtaaattaggttttgcaaaagtgtttagtataatgacgacgaaggttatatatcttaatcgcataattaacaaaacccgagaaaaactccccgtaaaccggctactcgatcgagtacccaaggtactcgatcgagtacccccttactcgatcgagtatcctagttactcgatcgagtacccaacaggtcaaaaactattttaagacgtaacttacccttactcgacagagtaaggcctactcgatagagtacccaaagactcataaatacggagtattacagcagGAGTCGATTGTGGAGAGACTTTTAGCCCGGTTGTCAAACCCGCAACTATTCGAACTGTATTATCCATTGCTTTATCTCATGGGTGGTCCATTCGTCAATTAGATGTAAAAAATGCCTTCTTACATGGGGAATTACAGGAGACTGTATACATGCACCAGCCAATTGGGTATCGCGACAAACGCTTTCCGGATCACGTCTGTTTGCTTCGGAAATCTCTTTATGGGCTCAAGCAAGCGCCAAGAGCGTGGTATAATCGTTTTGCTACGTTTGTTCATCAACTCAGCTTTGTGAATAGTAAGTGTGACAATTCTCTCTTTATTTACCAAGACAGTAAGGTAATTCGGCATTCATATTACTCTATGTTGATGGTATTTTATTAATCTCCTCTTCCGGGCTACTTCGTCGGGAAATCATGTCACGGCTTGGACATGAATTTGCTATGAAAGACCTTGGTCCTATTAGTTATTTTTTGGGCATTGGGGTTACTCGGTATGATACGGGTATTTTCTTATCTCAACATAAATATGGTGCGGATATTATTGAACGGGCTGGTATGTCGAATTGCAAAGCTACTTCAACTCCGGTAGACACTAAACCGAAGCTCAGTTCCATGGTTAGTCCTCCTTTTAGTGATCCTACTCTTTATCGTAGTTTAGCAGGGGCTCTGCAATATCTCACATTTACGCGTCCGGATATTTCTTATGCGGTTCAACAAGTTTGTTTGTTCATGCATAATCCTATGGAAGTTCACATGAATGCACTCAAGAGGATTTTACGTTATGTGCAAGGTACTTTACGACACGGTTTATGGTTAACTAAGTCATCACCAACAACTCTCACCACTTACACTGATGCTGATTGGGCAGGGTGTCCCGACACTCGTAGGTCTACCAGTGGTTATTGTGTCTTTTTGGGGGACAACTTAGTTTCATGGGCTTCTAAACGGCAACCCACTATATCACGTTCAAGCGCCGATGCTGAATATCGTGGGGTAGCCAATGTCGTGTCGGAATCGTGTTGGCTGCGTAATTTACTTCTCGAGCTTCATCACCCGTTGCGTAAGGCAACTATTGTCTATTGTGACAATGTCAGCGCTATCTATCTTGCTAGCAATCCCGTACAACATCAACGAACGAAACACATTGAAATCGACATCCATTTTGTTCGTGAAAAAGTCTCTAAAGGCGACGTACGGGTTCATCATGTTCCTACTCGGTCTCAAATAGCCGACATCTTTACGAAGGGGCTCTCTTCGGTTCTCTTTACATATTTTCGCTCTAGTCTCAGCGTACGACTTCCTCCCGATTCGAATAAGGGGGAGTGTTagaatatattgtatatattcaGTCAAATATGCACATATTATCTTCCCTAATTTGTAGCATCTAATTAGGTAGTTTAAGATATGCTCTCATGTAATTTAGGAGGAAATATCTCCTCATCTTTGTATTTATACTCACTGATTAACATCAATGAAAGCAAGCATAACATCTTTCAATAATTTATAATGAAGCATATTTATAGCAAGTTATTTAGGCGGGGAAATTTTAAGaaactcttattcttttagtataagggggatgaTAGGAAATATAATGAACACATACAACTCTTGATTGAATCTATGGACGATTTAAATATGATCCTGGATATCTCTTACGTCTAATCGATTTCAGAACCAACACCCCCAGCCTGTTACGGTGGTTCTTCCCACTCAAAAGAGATACAAGTGAAAAGGTGCAAGACAGTAGACATGTATTATTGTTATGCAACTAGTTTAGCTCCCGCGcaataaatgcgcggtatttatagaatttttatttttatattacttaatTAAGTTTGACCCCGTGCATTAAACACACGgcttataatttttttattttttttactaaaTTAGATATATGATAGTGGTATCtcgttaattgttcatttttctcattaTTGCATTTTGCTTTGAGAAATAAAAAGTTGAAACTGAAAATTTACTAAAAGAATTGAGTAGCATGTTGAAATGTATTTTTGTAAATAATATCTTTTTTATAACGCAAAGttaatgattccaatttataaattttctcattttttttgtcTCGAAGTAATTAAAATGGTTTAATTTTGTTTCATACATAGTATATGAGTCAAATCATTTTCAAATAATAAAATCAGTAAATAATAAATCATAGTTTGatacaatttttttattaaaatattttaattaaaagattatagatTAAAGTTTAGtcaaaaaaatataatttgatgaaaagatcaattttaatgaaaagataatatgttaatgaaataaattattatgattattagttACCTTAGTTAGTGTATACATAAGTGTTATTAGTTACCTTATTTATAAAGatgttttttggagggaaaatttgtgaggttgcctattcatttagtaaataggggattcagACCTTTAAAGCTTTAATGCAATGATACCGTAATTTTCAAGTTTTCCATAATAATCCGGTTGCAAATATTCTCGAGTTCCGTCCTCTTGTTATCAAACTCATCAACCTTGGCAAGCTGGTTATCATCAAGCCATGAAAGGGTCTGGTTAATGGCATCTTCAATCTTCTTCTGCTTATTCTTCACCATGTTATTAATGCTAAAAGCGTACTTCTCCAGGGCATTCTTGGCCTCAGCCTTCTTCATGCGTTCTTCATCATCAGACTTGTACTTCTCAGCCTCTTGGATCATCTTCTCTATCTCACGCTTGGAGAGCCTACCGTTTTCCTTGGTGATAGTGAGCTGTTTCTTTTGGCTGCGGGTCTCAACCTCAGCAGAAACGTTTAGGATGCCGTTAACGTTGATGTCAAAGCGCACTGTGATATGCGGAACACCATATGTCAGTGAAATGGGCCGGGACAGTGATAACAACATTCTTTACAGTTGAGCCAAGAAACACCTCGGCACGCAGTGTCCTTCATCTTTGTGAGGATCATGGATGAGATCTCTTCGGCAGCAAAGTGCTTGTCCTCGCCTTTGTAGTTGGCGACAATCATGGGCCTGTCACTTGGTCCGGGGATAATCTTGGACTCGCTGAACCTTCTACCGATTAACCTCTTCGCATCTGTCACAATGTAGAGCACGATTGTAAGTGactaaattctcgcataataagaATATACGTTGCAAGTAAGTTTAACATATACCCTTAGAGCACACATATTAGAATAATTATTGCGATATTGTCGGGATATTTTGTGATATTTTGTTTGCTTGTATTCCACGTAGAATGTATTTAGGAAATACCTAGTCTTTCCTTATTTCGGTTTCTTCTTTGTCAAGTTCGCTTGCTATATATACATGTATTTTTAGGTCATGTAAACACACAATTGAATCAATAAAATCTTCTCATTCTCGCCATCATGGTATCGAGCCAATGGTTTAACGATCCAATTTTTTTGGTCTATGTGGATGATATTCTTGTGGCAGGTAATAATTCTACCCTTTGTGCTGCATTTAAGCGACATTTAGACCAATGTTTTCAATTAAAGGATTTAGGACCGCTGAATTATTTCCTTGGCATCGAGTGTGCTCGGTCCCCTGAAGGCTTATTTTTATGCCAGCGTAAGTACGCTCTTGACATTCTTCATGAGGCTGGTTTACTCGCTGCTAAGCCAAtttgtaacatcccgtttgatgtctatgagtgtcttggtattggatttgatagttgatgatattatggagctagcagcattagaggatggtagttggctatgtatggagttggtatcgtgagagatatatatgtggtagatacgatatagtgagtcatgttgtggaagtaaacatagttggtggagtgggtgttaagagttcatgttctatgttcggtcgagttcttgagtccttagctaagttgttgtgtcttggtcgagtctgtatggttgtttttatgtatgggttgaacttcggggacgaagttccttttaaggagggaagactgtaatactccgtatttatgagtctttgggtactctatcgagtagcccttactctgtcgagtaagggtaagttgcgagataaaatagtttctgacctgttgggtactcgatcgagtaagggggtactcgatcgagtaccttgggtactcgatcgagtgtccggttttacggggagttttctcgggttttgttaattatgcgattaaggtatttaaacatagtcgtcattgttttaaatcacttttacaaaacctaaaaccccgtttaagagagaaagcaccacttcatcttcctaatcgcattcttagcaattccggagttcgacggtcggttcttgtcgtttttcgtgtcgttggattccttgcgtcgagggtaaggctttaatatagtttttataatgttttgttaagattggttaaaccctaatttaggaattgggggttttggtgtgtagtttgtgatgtgtagtctttatgtgtttgtatgataggaggagaattcgtagaggagccgttttgatacaaacattgtagataccgtctgcgtgttgtgctttccaggtaggatttcctactcagtattagtcccataatgggatattggtgatgtgctgtagttagttgtttgatatgatgattgtgattgcgattgtgattgtgattgtgattggttgttgatggttctcgagatgcgttcttggctgagtggggtcacttgcgggagtgacttcacgccctagtttcgcccttcgtggaacccgccacgggaggggatgtgcacattaatgggacagggttatcgctcgtacgatgagcggggcttaggtgggaacggctgcggtcccccatcgcgtggctggtccaaagggacgatcgatattgagacgatgggagttggtggtgtgtgtgtgtgtgtgtgtgacagttcaaatttgtctgtttatcttgttgttgatatatgtattgaattgtgtgattagtatcgacccgtttaaatgttttaaaaactcgtggtgatccattcggggtggtgagcgattattgagcggtgtgatatgacgcgtatgggatagccgggatgagtcatcacgtggcgcttagaagtcttccgccgtgtcgacgaagtctagtagctttgatagtttagtTGTAGTCCGTATGAGaagcttgtaattccttttattagttttggttataacatgtaatcgcttaatctataattactttaaaagtacgtttctttattgtcttatgatattcaagaCACTTtcgcaaccgagatggtagtatccttatacctgagtggtcctggtaaggcacttggagtatgggggtgttacaaatggtatcagagcgacgattttggaacctgtaacaaatgaacataatgaacatagggagtccaataaaatgaacctggtgtatgtgtaatgggagccccggctgatgctaggttttgggtgagtaggcgccctcacttcaaaatcttggccccatgatacttaagccagtcacatggtatgggaacgtggagtccgtgtgtatatgtgcgacgtgtatgttaattgtgctgtatatggtttgttgaaagcatgttgcatgatagttggttgacatgttggttggaatcgttggaaaagtatatgagaatgatgaatgatatggtagaaaaagaaagtagttcgtatatgatgatgtgtgatgaagtggatttgtaatgttgttgtattagcaacaagggaataggatttgtagtgtatgggtgtggtttgtgttatgaaaatttatgaaaatttaaaacatgcgggtaatacatgattgaaagttgaatgtcatatgagcatgatagatggtaatgtttgacttttggtaagtagtaacatgaagaatagaggttcaatgatatgtgttttatataacgaattggatgaaaagcatgatggttgtttataacgtggcacttgataacacgaagtagattattttgttaattgtatgaggagttgCGCAGAtgtgaatgcgtagttgtaatcataatgttgaaataataacgAAGGCACAAagacgttggggtatgtgagataacatgcgggtagtattcacgagtcagcatgactcgatcgagtgggtttgattcgatcgagtgggtacttgtcgttattttgacccgaatcgtgtttttgggcactcgatcgagtacctcgggcactcgatcgagtatggggtcactcgatcgagtagccggctactcggtcgagtaagtcgagatcgaaggtccgtttgggttctgagtcggggcactcgatcgagcatgttgggcactcgatcgagtagcctcaactcgatcgagtaggttcgtactcgatcgagcgggtcCGTGCAGTCATATGCGTATTTcaggtcatatgtttgtcttttgacattcgttgcatattatgtttaattcaaaggagttgtattacttctttatgcattgttttacgtatgtgttggtcctgaagcgtaagttacccaatcttatgatgtaaagagtggcactatgatgagtatgagttcggtgagGAGGAcctgagttatatgtgattatgatagatggtggaaaaagaaaaggaagattggtatagtttattgaggcatggcgcacgttttgcgagacgggatgagtgatatgattgtgtgttgagtaatgtaaaaataagtgaatataggcaagggatgatgtgagtataatgaacgtgagaatgaaaatattgaaagtaagaatgtggatagtggcagcttgagatgtgtaaagagttatggagggaaatggttaggagtcgtgtgggttatggatttatgtagtgaaagttcgtttaaaggggttgcgaagagtaatatatagtgaactttgtggagacatgtcgcgagatgtatttgtagacagtgagtgagtttgggaggtttggtttattaaaagatgaaactactgtgtgagctccttgggtaattaacggtattaaatgaattctgatttctagagttgtaaaaagggagatgcaattgtttgaacattaaacgttggttctatggatagattagtggcaagtatgagtgatagcataataagagaagatccatgggaagaaagagtgagatgatgtcggtagaaaataatggaactgAGTTTTgaagcaacgaaggggtaaccagatttctaaagagttagctagaaggaataaggagttgaactattaattggtattattgagtgtaaagagaaaagaaggataaaagtaagctgaggaaaatgttcaccggagctatgtgatataaagataagaaatcatcgaaatatgtgatggtatcacgaggatgttagctaagggttatataggagtttcagggcaacatgtttggtaatgagtttcgaggaattaagggagtaagaagttggtggagtattggcacgatacgagatatttggtggagagttggatgacaatacaaataagatagcattgggaataatgttgaggtaattttgtggatgggtttgatgttcgttatttgcaatgttaaccaaaaatggtagaaaaaccatgttattttgatatgagtgtaagatatttgaTATACGAAAGCAAATGTGGcgttgtggtgttatcactaatggctaagagtgatggaatattagaaaggtagcaattctaaagaggttgatttggtagggacctgattgttgtgtatgattgtgagagggtataagatgtggttagatgaggcggacgctattagttgaatagtgaaggtgtgattatatttggcagAAAGTAATGGTTGtacgaatgggggaatatgttatgaggggcatatgagttaaactcgggcggcaggtaattttttttcgagtggtgacttacgtggtcaggattgactagttggttgtgattacggg
It includes:
- the LOC141590554 gene encoding heat shock 70 kDa protein 4-like; amino-acid sequence: MLLSLSRPISLTYGVPHITVRFDINVNGILNVSAEVETRSQKKQLTITKENGRLSKREIEKMIQEAEKYKSDDEERMKKAEAKNALEKYAFSINNMVKNKQKKIEDAINQTLSWLDDNQLAKVDEFDNKRTELENICNRIIMENLKITVSLH